The following coding sequences are from one Streptomyces sp. NBC_01485 window:
- a CDS encoding trypsin-like peptidase domain-containing protein — MRGVHGVHTLSFSALYIEAWFRSRGDGPDVYLGSGTGFLVGVPGEFWLVTARHVVSGRNAETDELEDDRGFWPDYLRVRFARQGEEGEFEPVDQEVALYADGDEAQVPVWRSPAQQRADVAAVPIGSVPEGAVDAFLLTGWPTVRDLYPQDRRADAGAEADAELPLRVMDRLYVLGFPFGDTGSWPFAVWTAAPVASEPLARWNRLPGFLLDSRTRSGQSGSPVLMHIRPGEMVLAGGEVHVHEEWVTALVGVYSGRLNENSDLGMVWTTEVLDEILPEFAPKRPPEG; from the coding sequence ATGCGAGGCGTTCATGGGGTCCACACGCTGTCCTTCTCCGCCCTCTACATCGAGGCGTGGTTCCGATCCCGGGGAGACGGCCCTGATGTGTATCTGGGGTCGGGGACCGGCTTCCTGGTGGGGGTGCCGGGCGAATTCTGGCTTGTCACGGCGAGGCATGTGGTGAGCGGGCGCAACGCGGAGACAGACGAGCTGGAGGACGATAGGGGGTTCTGGCCTGACTACCTACGCGTGCGCTTCGCCCGGCAGGGAGAGGAAGGAGAGTTCGAGCCCGTCGACCAGGAGGTCGCGCTGTACGCGGACGGCGACGAGGCCCAGGTACCTGTGTGGCGAAGTCCCGCGCAGCAGCGGGCCGATGTGGCTGCGGTACCCATCGGCAGTGTCCCGGAAGGCGCGGTGGATGCCTTCCTGCTCACCGGGTGGCCCACGGTGCGGGACCTGTATCCGCAGGACCGGCGGGCAGATGCTGGCGCCGAGGCTGATGCCGAGCTTCCCCTTCGGGTCATGGACCGCCTCTACGTTCTGGGCTTCCCCTTCGGGGACACGGGCAGCTGGCCCTTCGCCGTCTGGACGGCCGCGCCGGTGGCCAGTGAACCGTTGGCGCGGTGGAATAGGCTTCCCGGCTTCCTGCTGGACTCCAGGACCCGCAGCGGCCAGTCGGGTTCGCCGGTCCTGATGCACATCCGTCCGGGCGAGATGGTGCTCGCCGGTGGCGAGGTGCATGTGCACGAGGAGTGGGTCACGGCCCTGGTGGGCGTCTACAGCGGACGACTCAACGAGAATTCCGACCTGGGCATGGTGTGGACGACCGAGGTTCTGGACGAGATCCTCCCGGAGTTCGCGCCCAAGCGGCCGCCTGAGGGATGA
- a CDS encoding DNA-binding protein — protein sequence MAAGALRTVPLAGELTASLIIRVAARYGLAAGNVLRLWTCRNFPARHDGGGVRADAEVVLNDAGRRVLAELCGVEPAVLARALPALTVDDPKISTGGEAAVAQVRWRAAGSVVGPAAFGCRLCTARRTGQAVRAVRYVPRWQRVCGRHSRWLLDADADQPLEHLDLRGIPEVVAAQRQWPSVARRAVRAGVVPEQAFAVAHAVVARWWEEALFWDQEEIWPRRLHQLAGGSVGAELEWWRIVGRDAAVFPEVVTVAGALLEPATAELAWSASGGKRPRARDANDPFCSWLGERVGRTWLGPLASADYGSPLSNWTGAVVRTRRGGPERWRDAPWRLKRELQPAAMAGQLRVRAAERQAGGSGTRWRATVPAEHRLRITQLLDESREQLAQLRGVQSGTTAEVARTLLEHLSQSAELIDRAVLHTATAAVAAGVALQDVAQWSRLPAQELAQVLATGQADR from the coding sequence TGATCATCCGGGTCGCAGCCCGCTACGGTCTGGCGGCCGGGAACGTGCTGCGACTGTGGACGTGCCGTAACTTTCCTGCGCGGCACGACGGCGGCGGCGTGCGGGCCGATGCGGAGGTCGTGCTCAACGATGCGGGTCGGCGTGTGCTCGCCGAGTTATGCGGGGTGGAGCCCGCGGTGCTGGCGCGCGCTTTGCCGGCCCTCACCGTGGACGACCCCAAGATCAGCACCGGCGGAGAGGCCGCCGTGGCGCAGGTGCGGTGGCGGGCGGCGGGCTCAGTGGTAGGACCGGCCGCGTTCGGCTGTCGGCTGTGCACCGCGCGGCGCACCGGACAGGCGGTACGTGCGGTGCGGTACGTGCCGCGCTGGCAGCGGGTCTGCGGCCGGCACTCGCGCTGGCTGCTGGACGCGGACGCCGACCAGCCGCTGGAACACCTCGATCTGCGGGGCATACCGGAGGTGGTGGCCGCGCAGCGGCAGTGGCCCTCGGTGGCGCGGCGTGCGGTGCGGGCCGGAGTAGTACCGGAGCAGGCGTTCGCGGTGGCGCATGCGGTGGTGGCCCGCTGGTGGGAGGAGGCCCTGTTCTGGGACCAGGAGGAGATCTGGCCGCGCCGTCTGCACCAGCTGGCGGGCGGCAGCGTGGGGGCAGAGCTGGAGTGGTGGCGGATCGTGGGCCGGGACGCGGCTGTCTTCCCTGAGGTGGTGACCGTCGCCGGGGCGCTGCTGGAGCCGGCGACGGCCGAACTGGCCTGGAGCGCAAGCGGCGGGAAGCGGCCGCGGGCACGGGACGCCAACGATCCGTTCTGCTCCTGGCTGGGCGAACGGGTGGGCCGGACATGGCTGGGGCCGTTGGCCTCGGCCGATTACGGCAGCCCGCTGAGCAACTGGACGGGGGCTGTCGTGCGCACACGACGCGGTGGGCCCGAAAGATGGCGGGATGCCCCGTGGCGGCTGAAGCGTGAGCTGCAGCCCGCGGCCATGGCCGGCCAGCTGCGCGTGCGGGCGGCAGAGCGGCAGGCGGGCGGCTCGGGCACCCGGTGGCGCGCCACCGTGCCCGCGGAACACCGCCTCCGCATCACCCAGTTGCTCGACGAGAGCCGGGAGCAGCTGGCGCAGCTGCGCGGCGTACAAAGTGGCACCACCGCCGAGGTGGCCCGCACGCTGCTGGAGCACCTCAGCCAGAGTGCCGAGCTGATCGACCGGGCCGTGCTGCACACCGCCACTGCGGCCGTCGCTGCCGGGGTGGCGCTTCAGGACGTGGCCCAGTGGTCCCGCCTGCCCGCCCAGGAACTGGCACAGGTTCTTGCCACGGGCCAGGCCGACCGCTGA